A genomic region of Trichothermofontia sichuanensis B231 contains the following coding sequences:
- a CDS encoding DUF4347 domain-containing protein, with protein MTSLAPSTSLVIIDASIYDYASLIAGLKPGTEVVILNPKQDGVAQITAALQGRTGIDSLQIISHGAAGLVQLGNTILNAQTLTTYAEQLQQWGLSLSDHADILFLGCNVAAGEIGVRFVEQLAHLTGADIAASDNLTGASRLGGDWDLEVTKGEIESSLAFDRHFLDIYNNLLPIPITSLITSYLDLPDNQTSFSSPGASGTFPPATTYTFNAPVGTGNNLQISGFIDGGNTFNVIGIVDQIQFRRVTNSVATDINRQIIWYEEQSQVGDTFNLRPSYALAMEQALLGININRGTDNIFTNQGNGQGNNNNIERVDFLSPSGITAPGLAADLSNIGFLVLERGGNDPFGIAPILAVDGAGNPISYGTPIEVTVGYWGNSGIGITTDVLRQDPSTDPDARISARVTGQTIRSIFFPFSDFPDIAPSQIFYGYSLFGRDTVTRVLASGDPNNLVNVNTTFFPTDTTEAAGGLDLVASGAIFARGITLPTSADLRITKTDNPDPVAPGGLLTYTIVVSNAGPNSIINGTVSDTFPPGLTSISWTATSTTSDGFEPSGTGNINDTGIQMPVGGTITYTVIGSVSSTVTPGSTLTNVATITSGTSDPNPSNNTTTQPTSVNLAADLSVIKTDAPDPASAGGLLTYTIVASNVGAGTVTDATVSDTFPAGLTGVTWTAVGNGSGFETSGSGNIADTGITLAAGQAITYTVIGSLNPSLSDGTILTNTASITSGTSDPTPGNNTSPQETTISTSADLSIIKTDSPDPASAGGLLTYTIVASNVGAGTVTDATVSDTFPAGLTGVTWTAVGNGSGFETSGSGNIADTGITLAAGQAITYTVIGSLNPSLSDGTILTNTASITSGTSDPTPGNNTSPQETTISTSADLSVIKTDAPDPASAGGLLTYTIVASNVGAGTVTDATVSDTFPAGLTGVTWTAVGNGSGFETSGSGNIADTGITLAAGQAITYTVIGSLNPSLSDGTILTNTASITSGTSDPTPGNNTSPQETTISTSADLSIIKTDSPDPASAGGLLTYTIVASNVGAGTVTDATVSDTFPAGLTGVTWTAVGNGSGFETSGSGNIADTGITLAAGQAITYTVIGSLNPSLSDGTILTNTASITSGTSDPTPGNNTSPQETTISTSADLSIIKTDSPDPASAGGLLTYTIVASNVGAGTVTDATVSDTFPAGLTGVTWTAVGNGSGFETSGSGNIADTGITLAAGQAITYTVIGSLNPSLSDGTILTNTASITSGTSDPTPGNNTSPQETTISTSADLSIIKTDSPDPASAGGLLTYTIVASNVGAGTVTDATVSDTFPAGLTGVTWTAVGNGSGFETSGSGNIADTGITLAAGQAITYTVIGSLNPSLSDGTILTNTASITSGTSDPTPGNNTSPQETTISTSADLSIIKTDSPDPASAGGLLTYTIVASNVGAGTVTDATVSDTFPAGLTGVTWTAVGNGSGFETSGSGNIADTGITLAAGQAITYTVIGSLNPSLSDGTILTNTASITSGTSDPTPGNNTSPQETTISTSADLSIIKTDSPDPASAGGLLTYTIVASNVGAGTVTDATVSDTFPAGLTGVTWTAVGNGSGFETSGSGNIADTGITLAAGQAITYTVIGSLNPSLSDGTILTNTASITSGTSDPTPGNNTSPQETTISTSADLSIIKTDSPDPASAGGLLTYTIVASNVGAGTVTDATVSDTFPAGLTGVTWTAVGNGSGFETSGSGNIADTGITLAAGQAITYTVIGSLNPSLSDGTILTNTASITSGTSDPTPGNNTSPQETTISGGPRLTALKEAFLAQDLNGNGLADPGDVLQYVITVANAATAPAPATGVIFTDALPTNTVYVPASLAIISGANAGAKTDLSGDDQAEFTGSLTFRLGTGANATLGGTLAPGASTQLRFQVTIATSTEPGTTIENQGTITGGNFPPIFTDNPRQPGRTDPTTVEVGSRVPPSGGGGGIPPIAPPIDGETPELPPIVPPPDDNQGDIPGNTTNPDCIECCQEGEFLRGTELPNRIFATADNDTIFGWDGDDSLHGLDCDDDIYGGRGNDLQFGNRGFDYLEGNEGDDSLYGGKDDDTLRGGEGNDLLNGNRDNDTVYGDNGDDILYGGKGRDQLIGGRGNDSLNGDNGDDILIGVEIFPNTEPAGVGEIDTLTGGGGRDVFDLGDRLRVFYRGRGATDYALITDFNPGEDFIRLQAGRNYSVGPAPEGSPPGLGIFVDGGELIGIVEGNLEPDQIMARFLYVQPSGQTTANNTV; from the coding sequence GTGACTTCCTTAGCGCCTTCTACCTCCCTGGTTATTATCGATGCCTCGATCTACGATTACGCCAGCCTCATTGCGGGTCTAAAACCGGGTACAGAAGTTGTCATCCTTAATCCGAAACAGGATGGGGTGGCGCAAATCACGGCAGCCCTGCAAGGCCGAACCGGTATTGACAGCCTGCAAATCATTTCCCACGGGGCCGCTGGGCTGGTCCAGCTAGGCAACACCATCCTCAATGCCCAAACGTTGACAACCTATGCCGAACAATTGCAGCAATGGGGCCTCTCCCTGAGCGACCACGCTGATATTCTTTTCCTTGGTTGTAATGTGGCTGCCGGGGAGATTGGCGTTCGTTTTGTTGAACAACTGGCACACCTGACGGGTGCTGATATTGCCGCTTCTGATAACCTGACGGGTGCCTCCCGTCTGGGGGGGGATTGGGATCTAGAAGTTACGAAAGGGGAAATTGAAAGTTCACTGGCGTTCGATCGTCATTTTCTCGACATCTACAACAACCTTTTACCGATACCCATCACCAGCCTCATTACCTCCTACCTGGATCTTCCGGACAATCAAACCAGCTTCTCCAGTCCTGGTGCTTCTGGGACGTTCCCACCGGCCACAACCTACACATTTAACGCTCCGGTTGGGACAGGCAACAATCTGCAAATCTCTGGCTTCATCGATGGCGGAAACACCTTCAACGTCATTGGCATCGTCGATCAAATTCAGTTTCGACGGGTGACTAATTCGGTTGCCACTGACATTAACCGCCAGATTATTTGGTATGAGGAACAAAGCCAAGTAGGCGACACCTTCAACCTACGGCCCAGCTACGCATTGGCAATGGAGCAGGCGCTCCTGGGCATCAATATCAATCGGGGAACCGATAACATTTTCACGAATCAGGGTAATGGACAGGGTAATAACAACAATATCGAACGGGTAGATTTCCTAAGCCCCTCTGGCATCACGGCCCCCGGCCTTGCTGCTGATTTAAGCAACATCGGGTTCCTGGTCCTCGAGCGCGGCGGTAATGACCCATTTGGCATTGCGCCAATCCTAGCCGTAGATGGTGCTGGTAATCCAATCTCCTACGGTACTCCCATTGAGGTGACGGTTGGCTACTGGGGGAATTCGGGTATTGGCATCACAACGGACGTACTTCGCCAAGATCCCAGTACTGATCCAGACGCCCGTATCTCCGCCCGCGTTACCGGTCAAACTATCCGATCGATCTTTTTCCCGTTCAGTGACTTCCCCGATATTGCGCCTAGTCAGATATTTTACGGCTACTCACTCTTTGGGCGCGATACGGTCACTCGTGTCTTGGCATCGGGTGATCCCAATAACCTGGTCAATGTCAACACCACCTTCTTCCCAACAGATACTACAGAGGCGGCTGGTGGTTTAGATTTGGTTGCCAGTGGGGCCATTTTTGCTAGGGGAATTACGCTCCCAACCAGTGCTGACTTAAGAATTACCAAGACTGATAATCCTGATCCGGTTGCGCCAGGGGGATTGTTAACTTACACAATTGTTGTCAGTAATGCTGGGCCGAATTCAATTATCAACGGTACCGTCAGCGATACCTTCCCCCCAGGGCTGACAAGTATCAGTTGGACTGCCACCAGCACAACCAGTGATGGCTTTGAACCGAGTGGTACGGGCAACATCAACGACACCGGCATCCAAATGCCCGTTGGAGGGACCATCACCTACACCGTCATTGGTAGTGTTTCATCCACAGTTACCCCTGGCAGCACTCTAACTAATGTCGCTACCATCACCTCAGGGACGAGTGATCCCAATCCAAGCAACAACACCACTACCCAGCCAACGAGCGTCAACCTGGCAGCCGACCTGAGCGTCATCAAGACGGATGCCCCTGACCCGGCTAGTGCCGGTGGGTTATTGACCTACACGATTGTGGCCAGCAATGTGGGGGCCGGGACGGTGACCGATGCTACCGTCAGTGATACCTTCCCCGCCGGTTTGACGGGCGTCACCTGGACCGCCGTTGGTAATGGCAGTGGTTTTGAGACGAGTGGGAGTGGCAATATCGCCGATACCGGCATCACGCTGGCTGCGGGTCAGGCGATTACCTACACCGTCATTGGTAGCCTCAACCCCAGCCTGAGCGACGGCACCATCTTAACCAACACTGCCAGCATCACCTCAGGGACGAGTGATCCGACTCCGGGCAACAACACCAGTCCGCAGGAGACGACCATCAGCACCAGCGCCGACCTGAGTATCATCAAGACCGATAGTCCTGACCCGGCTAGTGCCGGTGGGTTATTGACCTACACGATTGTGGCCAGCAATGTGGGGGCCGGGACGGTGACCGATGCTACCGTCAGTGATACCTTCCCCGCCGGTTTGACGGGCGTCACCTGGACCGCCGTTGGTAATGGCAGTGGTTTTGAGACGAGTGGGAGTGGCAATATCGCCGATACCGGCATCACGCTGGCTGCGGGTCAGGCGATTACCTACACCGTCATTGGTAGCCTCAACCCCAGCCTGAGCGACGGCACCATCTTAACCAACACTGCCAGCATCACCTCAGGGACGAGTGATCCGACTCCGGGCAACAACACCAGTCCGCAGGAGACGACCATCAGCACCAGCGCCGACCTGAGCGTCATCAAGACGGATGCCCCTGACCCGGCTAGTGCCGGTGGGTTATTGACCTACACGATTGTGGCCAGCAATGTGGGGGCCGGGACGGTGACCGATGCTACCGTCAGTGATACCTTCCCCGCCGGTTTGACGGGCGTCACCTGGACCGCCGTTGGTAATGGCAGTGGTTTTGAGACGAGTGGGAGTGGCAATATCGCCGATACCGGCATCACGCTGGCTGCGGGTCAGGCGATTACCTACACCGTCATTGGTAGCCTCAACCCCAGCCTGAGCGACGGCACCATCTTAACCAACACTGCCAGCATCACCTCAGGGACGAGTGATCCGACTCCGGGCAACAACACCAGTCCGCAGGAGACGACCATCAGCACCAGCGCCGACCTGAGTATCATCAAGACCGATAGTCCTGACCCGGCCAGTGCCGGTGGGTTATTGACCTACACGATTGTGGCCAGCAATGTGGGGGCCGGGACGGTGACCGATGCTACCGTCAGTGATACCTTCCCCGCCGGTTTGACGGGCGTCACCTGGACCGCCGTTGGTAATGGCAGTGGTTTTGAGACGAGTGGGAGTGGCAATATCGCCGATACCGGCATCACGCTGGCTGCGGGTCAGGCGATTACCTACACCGTCATTGGTAGCCTCAACCCCAGCCTGAGCGACGGCACCATCTTAACCAACACTGCCAGCATCACCTCAGGGACGAGTGATCCGACTCCGGGCAACAACACCAGTCCGCAGGAGACGACGATTAGCACCAGCGCCGACCTGAGTATCATCAAGACCGATAGTCCTGACCCGGCCAGTGCCGGTGGGTTATTGACCTACACGATTGTGGCCAGCAATGTGGGGGCCGGGACGGTGACCGATGCTACCGTCAGTGATACCTTCCCCGCCGGTTTGACGGGCGTCACCTGGACCGCCGTTGGTAATGGCAGTGGTTTTGAGACGAGTGGGAGTGGCAATATCGCCGATACCGGCATCACGCTGGCTGCGGGTCAGGCGATTACCTACACCGTCATTGGTAGCCTCAACCCCAGCCTGAGCGACGGCACCATCTTAACCAACACTGCCAGCATCACCTCAGGGACGAGTGATCCGACTCCGGGCAACAACACCAGTCCGCAGGAGACGACCATCAGCACCAGCGCCGACCTGAGTATCATCAAGACCGATAGTCCTGACCCGGCTAGTGCCGGTGGGTTATTGACCTACACGATTGTGGCCAGCAATGTGGGGGCCGGGACGGTGACCGATGCTACCGTCAGTGATACCTTCCCCGCCGGTTTGACGGGCGTCACCTGGACCGCCGTTGGTAATGGCAGTGGTTTTGAGACGAGTGGGAGTGGCAATATCGCCGATACCGGCATCACGCTGGCTGCGGGTCAGGCGATTACCTACACCGTCATTGGTAGCCTCAACCCCAGCCTGAGCGACGGCACCATCTTAACCAACACTGCCAGCATCACCTCAGGGACGAGTGATCCGACTCCGGGCAACAACACCAGTCCGCAGGAGACGACGATTAGCACCAGCGCCGACCTGAGTATCATCAAGACCGATAGTCCTGACCCGGCCAGTGCCGGTGGGTTATTGACCTACACGATTGTGGCCAGCAATGTGGGGGCCGGGACGGTGACCGATGCTACCGTCAGTGATACCTTCCCCGCCGGTTTGACGGGCGTCACCTGGACCGCCGTTGGTAATGGCAGTGGTTTTGAGACGAGTGGGAGTGGCAATATCGCCGATACCGGCATCACGCTGGCTGCGGGTCAGGCGATTACCTACACCGTCATTGGTAGCCTCAACCCCAGCCTGAGCGACGGCACCATCTTAACCAACACTGCCAGCATCACCTCAGGGACGAGTGATCCGACTCCGGGCAACAACACCAGTCCGCAGGAGACGACCATCAGCACCAGCGCCGACCTGAGTATCATCAAGACCGATAGTCCTGACCCGGCTAGTGCCGGTGGGTTATTGACCTACACGATTGTGGCCAGCAATGTGGGGGCCGGGACGGTGACCGATGCTACCGTCAGTGATACCTTCCCCGCCGGTTTGACGGGCGTCACCTGGACCGCCGTTGGTAATGGCAGTGGTTTTGAGACGAGTGGGAGTGGCAATATCGCCGATACCGGCATCACGCTGGCTGCGGGTCAGGCGATTACCTACACCGTCATTGGTAGCCTCAACCCCAGCCTGAGCGACGGCACCATCTTAACCAACACTGCCAGCATCACCTCAGGGACGAGTGATCCGACTCCGGGCAACAACACCAGTCCGCAGGAGACGACGATTAGCACCAGCGCCGACCTGAGTATCATCAAGACCGATAGTCCTGACCCGGCCAGTGCCGGTGGGTTATTGACCTACACGATTGTGGCCAGCAATGTGGGGGCCGGGACGGTGACCGATGCTACCGTCAGTGATACCTTCCCCGCCGGTTTGACGGGCGTCACCTGGACCGCCGTTGGTAATGGCAGTGGTTTTGAGACGAGTGGGAGTGGCAATATCGCCGATACCGGCATCACGCTGGCTGCGGGTCAGGCGATTACCTACACCGTCATTGGTAGCCTCAACCCCAGCCTGAGCGACGGCACCATCTTAACCAACACTGCCAGCATCACCTCAGGGACGAGTGATCCGACTCCGGGCAACAACACCAGTCCGCAGGAGACGACGATTAGTGGTGGACCTCGGCTAACTGCTCTGAAGGAGGCATTTCTAGCCCAAGACCTGAATGGCAATGGCTTGGCTGATCCAGGAGATGTCCTGCAATATGTCATTACTGTTGCCAATGCAGCAACCGCGCCCGCACCGGCGACCGGCGTAATTTTCACGGATGCTTTGCCAACGAATACAGTTTATGTCCCGGCTAGTTTGGCCATTATCAGTGGCGCGAATGCAGGGGCAAAAACTGATCTGAGTGGTGATGATCAGGCTGAATTTACCGGTAGCCTAACGTTCCGATTGGGAACGGGGGCTAATGCTACGCTAGGGGGCACCCTTGCACCAGGGGCATCCACCCAGTTGCGTTTCCAAGTGACGATCGCTACTAGTACTGAACCTGGAACAACGATCGAAAACCAGGGAACGATAACGGGGGGTAACTTCCCGCCAATCTTTACGGACAATCCCAGACAACCGGGTAGAACTGATCCCACCACCGTTGAGGTAGGCAGTCGTGTGCCGCCTAGTGGGGGTGGAGGTGGCATCCCCCCGATCGCGCCACCGATCGACGGTGAAACCCCAGAGCTACCCCCGATCGTGCCACCCCCAGACGACAACCAGGGAGACATCCCCGGTAACACCACCAATCCAGATTGTATTGAGTGTTGTCAGGAAGGCGAGTTTCTGCGTGGGACCGAGCTACCCAACCGGATTTTTGCCACCGCTGACAACGACACGATCTTCGGTTGGGACGGCGACGACTCCCTGCATGGCCTTGACTGCGATGACGACATCTACGGCGGGCGCGGGAACGACTTGCAGTTTGGTAATCGGGGCTTCGACTATCTAGAAGGTAACGAAGGGGACGATAGCCTCTACGGCGGCAAGGATGATGACACCCTGCGCGGGGGAGAAGGCAATGACCTCCTCAATGGCAACCGCGACAATGACACCGTATACGGTGACAACGGGGATGACATTCTCTATGGCGGTAAGGGGCGTGACCAACTGATTGGCGGTCGTGGCAACGACTCCCTCAATGGCGACAACGGGGATGATATCTTGATCGGGGTTGAAATTTTCCCCAACACCGAGCCTGCGGGCGTCGGCGAAATTGATACCCTCACCGGTGGCGGTGGTCGCGATGTCTTTGACCTAGGCGATCGCCTGCGGGTCTTCTATCGGGGTAGGGGGGCCACTGACTATGCCCTGATCACCGACTTCAATCCGGGTGAAGACTTTATCCGTCTCCAGGCCGGTCGGAACTACAGTGTGGGACCTGCACCTGAGGGCAGTCCGCCTGGTTTGGGTATTTTTGTCGATGGGGGTGAACTGATCGGGATCGTTGAGGGCAACCTAGAACCGGATCAGATCATGGCGCGTTTCCTGTACGTGCAGCCCTCTGGACAGACGACCGCCAACAACACGGTATAG
- a CDS encoding DUF2141 domain-containing protein produces the protein MPLVWGGLVPMAMAQNFTGSLQVEIVGLRDRTGDVCINLFDRADGFPHDREKARVRQCLPLAEQSEDAPIVVTFADLPVGSYAVSLFHDRNQDGVLNRGELGIPSEGFGFSNNAPVRTGPPKFGNAMVIVAGATPITVQVRYSLQ, from the coding sequence ATGCCCCTGGTTTGGGGTGGGTTAGTGCCAATGGCGATGGCTCAAAACTTTACGGGTAGCCTCCAGGTGGAAATCGTTGGCCTGCGCGATCGCACGGGGGATGTGTGTATCAACTTGTTCGATCGCGCTGATGGCTTCCCCCACGATCGCGAGAAAGCCAGGGTACGGCAATGTTTACCGCTGGCTGAGCAGTCCGAGGATGCCCCGATCGTGGTGACCTTTGCCGACCTGCCGGTGGGCAGCTACGCCGTTAGCCTGTTCCACGATCGTAATCAGGATGGGGTCTTGAATCGGGGAGAATTGGGTATCCCCAGCGAAGGCTTTGGCTTTTCCAATAATGCCCCCGTCCGCACAGGTCCTCCCAAATTCGGAAACGCGATGGTCATCGTGGCTGGTGCAACCCCCATTACTGTACAAGTTCGCTACTCCTTGCAGTAG